Genomic segment of Haemorhous mexicanus isolate bHaeMex1 chromosome 12, bHaeMex1.pri, whole genome shotgun sequence:
gcCTGGAAGCCTTCCTTGATGGGACCCACATCCCCACACGCACACCAGAGGCAAGTGACAGCCTGGAGGGCAGCACCGCCCGTGCCCTTCGGCTACACAGGGCTGTCCCTGACAGTTCAGCGCAATGCGGATCCAGGGAGGGAAGTGAGATTCCAGCAGCCAGCTGCGGCGCGGAGAGTCGGGAATTCCCCACAGGAGCAAGGCCTGGGAGCACTCAGCACACAATCAATTAGGCTGGAAAAGtcctctgagatcatcgagtccaacctcgATGATGCAGGAGGGAAGGACCCGAGGTGGGGAGAACCAAGCACAGCAGCGGCCCCAGGACCTATCAGAGCCTCTGCCCAGAGACACCCGCTCTCCAGCGCCCGAGGAGGGGTGAGGGCACCGCGGTGTCCGGCAGTACCGCCGGCCGCCCGGCATCCCCCCGCGGGCCCGCATGGGGCGCGACGAGCGCACCGCCACCGCCACCGCCACCCTCCCGCCCTGCCCTCTTCGTGCCCCTCTCCCTTGTGGCCGCGGGTCCCGGCCGGGCCATGGAAGCCAAACGCAGCAGCcggagctccccaggcccctcgGGCCGTACCTGCGCGACCACCGCCGCCCCTCGCTGCGCTCCTCCGACCGCGCCGCAGCGCCGCTCCGCCCCGCCCCTCTGTCAGACACTACCTCCCATTGGTTGCGGGGGCTGTCACTCTTCTGCCAGCCCCACCCCTCCGCGCGGCGCCCCGTCCCCGGCTGATGCAATGGCGGGACACGGCGGCCACGTGACGCGGGTGGGCTGAAGCCTCAGTGGGCGCCGCCATTTTAGGGGTGCCGGCTCTGCCGGCATAGGGAGGTTGCCTCAGAAATCAGGTTCGGTCCCTGGTGTGCAACGAGCCGACAATGACACACTCGAGTGAGACATTGTTTGAttcagagctgccccagcctgggtgCTCGGTGGTATTCCACAAATCCAGCACACCCCACCGGAGTTTCCATGCTGTTATTTATACACAGAAATTCAGGGTTAATAACTTCtcaagcacagccctgctgttaGGATTGACCAGTACCTTCCATACAAAAAACGTAACCCCAGCTAACTTCTACTCATGCTCAGGGGAAGGGTCTTTATGCACGGAGGATCTTTTTGATGTGGAGGGGTGATTTTCAGTGTTACAATGAAGACAGTTTAGCTCTGAGACACACGGACCAGTGTATTTTGCCAAGTTAGCAATCCCTAAATCTTTTTAGTTCTGGAATGTCCTTGAGTGAGGGATGCTGGCTCTTGCCTCCAGCGATTAGCTCTCCTTTCCTGCTGATTAGGCTTGAAAGTATACAAAGGTCTTACATCAAAGAACAGCCTGACTTAAGATAATACTGACTGACACATTCAACATTTTTCAACAATgatgctgcctgctgctgtggagggagcagggagctgtggggctcagctgtgaaggggctgtggcagagcaggagctgactGGGGTGCTAGAGGGGTGAACCAAGCCCTGTGGGGGGATGTAGTGGCTACAGGGTCTTTGCAGGGGTCTTCGAGGACAAAGTCAAGGCTGTGAAATGCAGGAGAGGTCACTGCATGACTCTGGTCATGGAGCTCACAGGGAGGGCCTTGTGGACCGTGGCCAAGGGGCACAGCATGTAGGCAGGGGAGGTGCCaccctgacaaaaaaaaaaaatcactctgaGGACAATCAAGCATTGAAAGGGGGTTTGGGAAGTCTGCAGGGTCCCTGGAGGGTTTTGAGGTCAGGTTCAAGCCCTGGGCAACCTGCTTTGAAGTCATTGCTaatcctgctcctcctgatGGGCCTTGGAGTAGAGTTCTCTCAGTTCCTCTCTAACCTGGATGGTTCCCAGGTGTCTCTATGGCATTGTAGTCTGGTCTCATCTCTTCCTTGGTGCATACTTTCTGGCCCTGGGCCGTGATTCTGGAGCCAGGagtgtgcctgtgctgctgtccttgGCTGCCATCGGTCAGCCCTTTCCAAAGGCCACTCCCCTGCTTGGCACTGGCCCGTAGCCATTCCTGGTCGTGCACCCTTCTTTGCTTGTATCTGTTGTTTCCTTCCCGAGGAGcctggaaggaaaagaggaaactCCAGTCTAATTTGTTCTTAAtgggagctctgctctggatgctgctggcagagcaggcaaATTTGTGCAGTGCAATTGTCTGTGCAGGTGATTACACCTGCAAGAACGTCTGCAACAGCAGGTCTGTCTCCAACACCATCCAAATCCACACCCCGCATGCTTACCTCTCATGGGGGCCATAGTCTGTCCACCACCATGGAAGGAAACATCACTGCTTCTTCCCCTTCATGATCTGCGTCACCTGAAAGCTCATCTTTCAAACATGGGGGCCCTTCACCATCTCCCAAGTGTTTCTTTGTTGATTGCCAAATGTGGAACCACTCAGCTACTTGGGGAATAGAGACTTCTGTCCCTTCTGCCACACTGAGCAACAGGTATGTGCCATGAGGCACATCCAGATGGGATGGACTCACCCCCActactttcctttccttttttcctcccccaccTCATATTCATGTTGCCCCAATTCTTCTGTTTTAGCTGAGGCTTTTTACATGGCAGCTCTTTGCATCTTTTAACACTTCTGCATCCTAAAAATCCATGCCCCCAGGCTGGCCTGGGTTGCAGCAGCCTTGCTTTTACAGGCATTTCTTTGGCTTATAAGCATCCAGCATTGTCGTCCAGCAAGGAGGAAGGTGATGGATGTGAGCTTGAAGCCCCAGCAGTCGGTGGTCGAGGCTGCAGGGATTGGGGGGTTGTTCTTTGCTGGCTCCtaggtgctcagggcagagggaaGTGTTGGCAGGAGTGGAACTTGCAGTACACAAACTGCACTCCCTGTGcttcccaggctgggctttggATTAATGTCTCAAAATTCAACCATCCCAAATTTACCCTCCAAACTAGGAGATTGCTGGCCACAGCCAGATTTGAACCTGTTCTCCTTTTCCGGGTAGTGCTCTTCCAAGCCTGCAGATGAGGTGGACCCTTCTGCTGTTACAGAGATTCTGGGAAGTAGGGCTTTAGAGGAGCATAGTGACAATGCAGGTGACATGCAGCCCCATTGTGCCAAATGTCAGGGAGCCCTCGGTCCTCTTGAGACCCTGGCTCCATTTGGGGCAGGCGAGGGGCCAGGTGCTGGCACTGTCCCAGTCCCCATGGGTGCCCAGAGCCACACCCTGGGCTGTGCCGGGCTCCTCTTCACGCCAAGCAGGCGGCAACCTTGCCATGTGTCACCGCCCGGCACAGAGGCTAGGGACATGGCTGCTCTGGCTCGGAGTGTCCTGGTGACAGGGTCCAACCGGGGCATCGGGCTGGAGCTCGTGCGGCAGCTCGCCGCCAGCCCCCGGCCCCCCCAGCACATCTTTGCCACCTGCCGCGAACCCGAGGGTCCCAGAGGGAAGGTCAGTGTGGGCACGGGAATGGGATGGTGCTGAGCCAGGTGGGCAGAGGGGATCCGCGGTCCCCGCAGCCCTGTTGGCTTGCTGCCCTAGCTGGGTAGCCCAGGAGTGGGGGCAGAAGTGCTCTGGGAGTCTCATaacccccccagctccctggatAAGGTAGTGCCCAGTGTGGCCGGGTGGGatgaggctggagaggcagaCATGTATTTAGCACTcactcctggctgtgcccatggCTGGCCAACCCCTTTTCTGTTCTGGGATCACTTGGTGGGGGGGGCAGTTCCTAAGCCCAGCAGCACCTTTCTCCTGCttgctgtggagctgctgccctaCCCCAGCCACTGGGAATGGCCCTGTGCTCTTTCCCCAGAGAAAGCAAAGTCACCCTGGCTCAGTGACCTGGGAGCAGGGGTGGGACACCTGACCATGCAGCCGGTGGCTTCTAACCTCCTCCCTTGCCCCATCACTTTATTTCCAGGCCCTGCAAGAATTAGCTGCCCAGCACTCCAGCATCAAACTGGTCCAGCTAGGTATGGAGCAACTCTTCTCCTTGCACCCAAGATTGCTTCCAGCTCTCTGGTGACTttggaggtgggagcaggggcagctttTGCAGGAAGCTCTAGCCCTGACAGGTGGGGAGGGATCCATGCACACCTGGGCAAGCTTCTCCCTGCAAATtaagctgtgccctggctggagcagtCAAACTGGCTtcagaggaggcagaggtggGTCCAGACATCTCAGCTGAGCAAGTTTCATGGGAAAGGGATGACGTCTGTTCCCAAAGATGCTAAATACAGTGCCCAGGTTGTGGGCTGGGACACATGGGTTCACAAAGTGAAGCAAGGCAGGGCACAGTAACTGCCTGGATGGTTCCTAAGTAGGAGGGTTGGTTTGGGATCTGTTGGGAGGTGGCCATGgttggcatttctttcaggtaaaaaagggaggaaaaaatagcTAAAAATGACACATGGGAAATCTGCTGATGCTCTGACCCAGAGGCACAGGATGTCCACAGCCTGGACTGGTGAGATGTCCTCTTGGCCATTCCCTCCTTCTGTGGATGTGGGCCAAAGTCAGTGACCTTTTTCAGCAGCATTTGGGAGAAGCACAAGGCAGCAAATAGACCTAGAGAGTATAGGGAGAACAGCCAGGCTGGCATTTGGAATTGGCAAAGTTGGGGTATTCACAGGAAAGAAGCTTTCAGGGTGCTGGACAGGGATAGCTCACTGGGGAGGACAGTGTTTGGGTGAACAGTGGGGAGATAAGGAGCACCAGGCTGAGGATATGTCTTGAGAAGCAGAGATTTCCTGTGTTCCCCTGTGTCTGAGAGAGCGAGGGCGGCTTTTATTAATGAGGAATTAAAAGAACATCTAAAtccaaaagaaatgttttggcCAAGTGCTTGCACTAGGATTGCCATTGCTGTAAAAAGTGAGGTGGGAAGTAGCCATAGCTtctaaatatttgtatttcattgAAGCCAATAATAAGAAAACTGAATCAAGGCTATTCCATATCAGTATCTACCTATCTACCTacatgtttatttatttaaaaacatctgaaaagttcaaataatttcagttcaagttcagtttttttttaatatttcttataAAATAGGACATTATTGAGTTCAGGCTTTACTACAAAGAGGCAGCAAATGTCTCTTTTGCTATTAAGTAGATTATGAAAGTAAAATACCTTCTctgtaataaaaaatacatgagCTGTGAGCCCCAACTGGCAGTATCTGATGGGAAGAGCATGGCCAACATAAAAGGGACATCTCAAGGGACTGGCCTCTACATGAACAATCTTTACTAAAAACATGCAGCTGAAGCCCCAAATTGTCAATAAAGTCCCAAAATAAGCTTAAAAGTGCTTAAATATCAACAGCAACAAGgtagtttttaaaaagagaagttGCTTCCAGCTCTCTTGCTCCATAATAAGGAAGGGTTGTCTTCAAACCAGTGACAGGAATGGacttttcagaaagaaatgttaaaaaaataactcaAAAATGTGTAAGATCTGTCACTTCTTttcattctctctctttctttcccagcCTTATTTCTTCCAGGGAGACAAATGTTGGTTATTTCACCAAATTTGGGGGTTAAGGACTAAAAATGTGTTGGTCCCACATGCCTTGGAGCAATGACTCAGCTAATCCCAACAGAGGAGTTAATCATTCACCAGTGGCCAAAAAATCCCTCAAGTGTGCTGGAGTGGCAGAACCTTGAACTTCATCCCATTGTTATCCAAAGAAATAACTCCAAAGCACTCTGTGATTTGTCCTGCAACTGGACATGTAAAATCCTCTCAAATCCCAGGgcttcttcccttcccagcagcctcACAGCAGATTATCCCATGGTGTTCGCCTCAAATGTTTTTAGGACACCTCTACAAAGGTCGGGGCTGCACAACACAGGGTAGCAACAAGTCCCATGCCACTCACATACTTGCTTACCACCATAAAGACATCAGGCTAGTTAAAAATGCCAGGGAAAAAGATCTTTTTGCTGCCCATCAGTCTGTAAATATTCCAAGAAAGAAATCTTCAGCCTTGGAAACCTTTGCTAAGTCACTCTTTTCcaagaatgagaaaagaaacacagctCAGGGGCCAAAGTGTTGCAAAAAATCTGCAGtcccccactcccagcaggcTCATACATTGGCATCTGCAAAAAACACTCACAGAAATGTGCATGGAAACAAGGGCACACTCCAACCTGCCCATACACGTGAATATTCATGATTTTTAAGGGCTCCGTGGTATACCTGAGGTATTAAAAAGCAATATATATAAAGTTTAATGTTGGCCTGATCAGCCCATTTCACATTCTGAAGGTATTTAGATTacctttttaaataaacaaactaTGGCCACTTCAGTTGGTGAGTATCCAGGACATGATGTAAATCCTAACAAGCAACCCTGACAGTTGGACACAAACTTCAAAAACCACCACTTTTATTGCCTAAGTCAGAAAAATCCTGCAATTAAACCATGACAGAACTTCAAACGCTATACCAGTACTTCAGCAAAGAGGAAGGCACTTGGGATGCTTATCCCTGTTAGCCCAATTTCAGTTGTGCCTTGTTACTTGAGAGGGGTTGTTGCCACAACTTGGTCAGTAGGGATAGGGAAGGTCAGATTCAGAGCCTGCAATCAAATACTACAGGCTACATCCCAAATCTTTTATTACTTGTACTCACCTCAGCTCATCTGTCAGCTCCAAAACCTTGCGGGTAACTGcgtgaagaaaaaaatggctCCCTGTGGAAATAAACTTGGGAGCCTCAGTGTGCAAGGAACAAGCTTCCTTGGTACAACCATAAAGTCCTTGAATACAGAAAGTAAATACAGACAAGTTTTTCCTACCAATAGCCCCCACATGACCCAAAATGAGTTGAATTAAGGTTTAATTCAGCTGAGGCTGCAAAACCAAGAGGTGAGGACAAACTGCTGTTCATTCCAATGTGCATAATCTGCTAAACCTGCTGCATCCTTTCTGTATAGGAAGTGCTGGTTCCAGCCACAGCACAATTTCCAGTGGGTGCTGTGTGATCCACCAAAGCTGTTCTTCACTTTGCTTTTTCCCTGGCAGACACAGTGAATTTGCCCAGCATCCAAAGGGCCATGCAGACTGTGGGGAATCATCTGAAGGACCGGGGCTTGAACTTGCTCATCAACAATGCAGGCATCAGCTCTCATGCCACACTGTGCTCCCTAGATTCGCAGGAGATGCTCAATGTGTTTGCCACCAATGTGGTTGGGCCACTCCAGGTTGTCAAGGTGTGTCTGAGCCTTTTGCATTTCTCCTGCTTGGGAAGATGTTCCCTGACGAGAAAAAAGGCATCTCCATGGATCTCCTCTGCCTACCcagaggagctcagcagcttagcccagcccagcatgccTCTTGCTTAGTTCTTCCCCACCTGGAACGgctgcctgctccaggctcaTTGGGCCAGGTCACTCCTTTCCTGGGGATGGAAAGGCTGGAGCCTGGCCCCTCCGTGCGGCATTTTCCCCATCCCCTGCACTTATGCCAGGAGTGTCTCTCCAGCTGCTTGTCTACAGTCTGTGACAGAGCCCTCCAGGATGATCCTGAAATTGGGGTTCTGTTCCATGTTAATAGAGTGTTGGTATAtttgcagcaggaatttctgccgCTCCTGGAGCAGGCGGCGAAGGGCACGGGAAAGGAGggtctgagctgcagcagggcagctgtcATTAACATCTCCTCCAAGCTGGGCTCCATCGGCCTGTGCCTCCACGTGCCAGAGGCCCCCATGTACCCGTACCGGGCCAGCAAGGTGAGCAGCcaggggaggtgctggggatgCTGTCCCAGGCACAGAGGCCGTGGAGGGGAGGGAGCCCTTGgtcaccccctgccccaggcacccACATCCGGCCTGGCTCTCCCACATGGAAGCAGAGAgactgggacagcagcagccaggactgAGCCTTTCCAGCAGGTCATGCTGATGCTTTGCCACAGGACCAAGCCCCATTTCCCACCTCCACAGCCATTTTGTGGTTATGAAAtgtctcctctccttcccacccaCTCCCTGGGTTGTGCTGGCAGGGTTGTGCCTCTTCCAGGCTGCCCAGAACATGGTGACGAGGTGCTTGGCTGTGGAACTCCAGGACAAGGGGATCTTGTGCATGGCCATCCATCCTGGCTGGGTGAAGACTGACATGGGCACACAGGAGGtactgggctgtgcaggggaggGTCAGCAGGACCCCCACTGAATCCCCATgtcctggggagggcaggggcacTTGGGGGATTTTGTGTGATGCTGTGGGCTGCCAGGACCAtcttctgagcagagcaggcagggagcaggcagcaagCTGCAACATACTGAGTAGATGGGATAGccagccctgtcttcccaagcCAGCCTGGAGAGGTGTGGCAGTAAGAAAAAATATCCCCCTGAGCACCATGGATGCTGCTCCCGGGCATGCACCCTCCCCGAGAGCTGCTCTCTGTTACAGCTCATTGTTCTTTTCTGCAGGCACCACTGACAGTGGAGCACAGCGTAAGGGGCATCCTGACTGTGCTGGCCAGCCTCTCACAGGACACCTCTGGAGCCTTCCTCGACTGGGAAGGGAACAGCCTGCCCTGGTGATGGACAAATGGATGGCACCTCTTGCCCATGCTGCAGACTCTGCTCGCTGGCTCATCCCTACTCACCCTGAGCCCTCCCCACACTGCTGGGGAGAGGGAATCAGCTTGGGAAACAgcctctgcttcccttcccacaccATGTGTTCCCTGTGGTCCATCTGTACCCCTCACTACTGTAAAGTCTGGCAGCTGATgcctctctgctctgtctccaCATCCAGTCTCAAACCTCCCGTCTGAGCCCGGGGCAGgatccctgtgctctgcctgagctctgtgtgtccctctgtcccacctgtgacCAGACATCCCCCAGCTGAGGGAagagggcagctgctccctgtgaccGCGAGCCCCtcaggcagctcagcctgggcaggggaaAGCCAGGCCTGAAGGGGCTCAGGAGAggggccctgctccagctcctccagtgcCTCCTGACGGGGAGGTCTCCAGAGGGCAGTCACGGTGCCATGGGACCTGCTGGCTGGAACTCATGGGGATGCCAGTGACAGCCGTGggttgggagcagctgtgggcacCACCAATCCCCAGTGGAGCAGAGGGATACCTGGAAAGGGCCACCCCATGAGCTGGCACGGCACAAAAGAGCTGGGGGTCTCAGCAAGAGTTTATTGAGAATGTGGGGGAGGTGGGAGCCATGCCAAAGGGACCTCTTGGCTTCCAGGATCCTGAAGTGGTGTCTCACCACGGGATGACATTCCCTTCCCAGTCCAGGTAGG
This window contains:
- the LOC132332952 gene encoding C-signal-like encodes the protein MAALARSVLVTGSNRGIGLELVRQLAASPRPPQHIFATCREPEGPRGKALQELAAQHSSIKLVQLDTVNLPSIQRAMQTVGNHLKDRGLNLLINNAGISSHATLCSLDSQEMLNVFATNVVGPLQVVKEFLPLLEQAAKGTGKEGLSCSRAAVINISSKLGSIGLCLHVPEAPMYPYRASKAAQNMVTRCLAVELQDKGILCMAIHPGWVKTDMGTQEAPLTVEHSVRGILTVLASLSQDTSGAFLDWEGNSLPW